The DNA sequence TCACATTTCAGTGactaaataaaaccaagcaACCCTGAGCATTTTAGTGTCCTTTATAACACTTAGTCTTTTAAATCCTTAACAAATCCTGCAGATCGTTACTCAGCCAGGGAAGTCTCTTGGCAGTTGAAGCTAACACTTCTTAAACACAAGTCTGTCATTCTTAATAATCAACTCTCCATCGCCAACCCACACttggttttatttcacttgtCTGTTAGACTTGCTGGAAATAATTCTTGGTTATTGTGACCGACTTAATTCATTCCCTTGGGCTCTAGTTGTGTGATACTCTTCAAGAATATAGAAATCTTCTAGACAGTGATTTTCTACTCAGTCCTTTAAGTTGTATGTTAAAATCCAAATTATCTGAGTGACATGGAAGATTTCATGTGATAGTAGTTTTGTCATGAGCTcacttttcctggaaaaattcaTTAATTGGAGCTGGCAATACCATAGGAAAGTAGGGGTATCTTCATAGAGAAATTGTGTGTACCTGCAGCTCTCACCTTTTCTGTCGGAGGTTTTTTGGGTGTTGATTAGACTTTCTCTGTTCTGCGTACCTGTGTGTGAAGAACAATCCTGCAGATCAGGTAGAACTGCCTCCAGACTCCTGCTGTGGGGTAACGCAGAAGTGGTTGTACTGAATCTGATCAAAGGTCCCGTAGCTCATCTGCTGGTGACGCGTAAGCAAACGGCGCACGGAGGCCAGGCCTGGGGCAGCCCTTCTGCAGGGGATTTTCCCTCAGCTTCCAGAAAACGTTGTGTGGAGGAGATGCTTTTGGAGACGGTAGCTGGGAAGCGTTGGGGAGAATCAGcagttaaaataaacttttacgTTGTTGACACCCGTGCCCTGCTATGGTTGGCAAGCACACAAGTGCAGatcctggtgctgctggctggggtgcTCCTGGGAGGCTGgccagcaggcagctgggaggcTACAAGGTGGGCAGGTTACACGAGCACCCTGTGCTTACAGCCACGCTCACACAAGTTGGATGTAGACATTGTCCATAGCTGTAAGAGTGATTCTACTGCTCCCGCTGCAAGAGTCTTGCAAGCCGTGCTGGCAGGTGGGGAATCCCTCCCGTTGGCATGGAGTTGATCTTACAGCTCCACTTGTCTTCTCCCAGCACTTCAAGCTTCCCAAAAAGCCCCACAGACTCACGCCTCTGTTTTGGTGTTAGCTTCCTCTGTGCTGTTTGGCTCATGCAGGATGGTCCTTGTTCACTGATGCCTTCTGATTCTCCCCAGGACTCATCGAATAACCATAACAAACTTCTGTCTCGGAAAGCACCTGGTGAGTGAGGATGACCTGCTGAAGGACCAGCGAGGGAGCCCTGCCTACATCAGCCCAGACGTGCTGAGCGGTAGGCAATCCCCTGCAGCCCTCAACAAGCGTTCACAGCCCCCACTTGTTTCATTTACTTGTGGCTCTTGACAATAAATGACAAACCACCTAGTTCTGCTTCCATATGTAATCTGCCTTCTGAGAGAGCCTCTTAATTAAGGTCCAATTATGAGATGGTCTGGTTTTCCAACTGGGAAAGCATAACTTTTTTCTCAAGGCTAGTCTGAACTTCAAAGCTAAGTAAAAGCTCCCTGACGGTTCCTAAATAAGTCTGTCTGCAGACAAGATGTTCCGTTTCCCATGTCTGAATCTTGTTCCTGAGGCTTCACTTAAGCTGCAGGTAAATCCCTAGGCCTGAGAGGCGATCAGTCCAAATCCCACCATAATGTGGGTTTATTCCAGGCCGTACACTAAGAGGAGCagttgctgcagctgctgcttacGTCCCAAAGGGAACTGTTGACCCTCTGGGCGGCTTCTGGGCCGGCTGAGAGgagttacttaaaaataaaggaatgatGACAGCAGGCCAGACCAGCAGTCTGTTTGGGCCGTGCCTTGTCTCCAGCAGTCTGGCCTGTGCCTTGTCTCCAGCAGAGGCCTTAAGCAGAAGTCTGGCAAAGAACAGCTTTCCCCAACGTCCTCCCACCTTTTAACAGTTTCCAGTGCATGGGACTTTTGGAAACAGATGTGGTTTCTGTCTGTTTGGTTGCTTCAGGAGGTTTCTCTTCCATGAGCTTGAAGGCCTGCTGCTGGCAATGGCTGAGCAGGCAGTGGTTGTCCTGTTTGTCAGTGTAGTGACCAAAGTATtggtttgggtggttttttttttttcattcttctcatCCAGGTGGGCCTGGCTAGCATTAGGGTGATGGGAAACTGCCTGGAGCTGTGGACAGCAGGTCATGGGCTCCAGCGGTGCTCTGGAGGAGTCGGCAGCGTGCTGGGCAGCACCGCTCGCTGGGGTGCGTGTACCCAGTGTGAGGCCAGAATCCTTGCCAGTCTGTCACGTGTGTTTATGTGAAGGTAACATCTAGAACGGTGAAAACACCTCTGAAGATCCAAGCTATTCGTTTGTGGTATCCCAGGCTATTGGGTTTCAGAAATGCCCTCAGAGGGAGCTAGGCTTGAAACTTCCAGACCCAGTGGACTCCCCTCCATCAGCTTGTTGTCAGGTTTACAGGCAGCAGCAGTAAATGTAGCTGAGTGATCCCGATGTGATGTGCCAGGCAGGTTTGAGGCTGCTTCCCTCCTGGGCAGCACTAAGGCAGGAAGGGAGCAGGGGCAGGCGGGGAGGTGGAACGTGTGCTGTTTGCAGGCCTTTCCTGTTCCGCAGGACATCCTGAGGCCCCTGTAACCAGATGGATGATATGAGCCAACTGCTCTGCAGGAGCTTGGAGCAGTTGCAGCTCCAGTGGCTGGTGTCTGGTAAAGGTTGCGTGGAGCTGCTCCTTCCTGCTATCCGGGGTACCGGTCTGTCCTGGACTACAGCCCTGTTAccctccctgccagcacagctcgGCTGCAAGCACCCACGTTCCTCTGACGGCTCTGGTTGGTGGATTGACTGCCCTGTCTGTAGCCCACGTACCACAAGGCACTGAACAGCCTGTCTTTGCTGACTTCTGACAGCTGAGGCTGTTCAAGACCCTGCAAGGAGCAGCCTTGGTTGCAGGTCTGCATCTTGCACAGCACCACCTGGACCAGCCTCCGGGTGTGATCGCACTGTGCTCCAGCTCTGACATCTCTGCGAACAGCCCTTCTCCGCGGGGTGTCTGTGCAGCCTGGTCCTCTGCTTTGGGAAATGCTCTTCCAAAATGGCTCAGTCTGCAGTTCCCCTCCAAGCATCGAGGGAAAAGTTACTTGAGGACGTTCCAGGCTTCACCCCCACCCTCAGACTCTGAGCATCCCTCTGTCTGTATTGCTAATGCTCCTGTGCAAGAGGAAGCTAAAACGCCTGAAGAATTAATCATTGTTTTAGGTCTCCAGGAGAAGCTGTCTTCTGCTAAGAGATGGCTTGCATTTTATGGCTGCTGAAATGTCACCGCAGGaaaagctggaggaggagggagaggtgcCTTTTTTGAGCATATAAAGCAAAGAATAATTAGTACAAATAACAAATGCTGCAGCAGTGACTCACTGTGTGAGTCAGAGGAAGCCATTCCCTCAGTCCTGTGCGGTGGTACAGAGCTGGAGTTTAATTTTTTGACCCTTGTGCATGCTGCTGTTTGACTTCCTGTGTGATTGAAGGGGCTTTAAACCAGCATTTCCATTGGGCGGATCCCAGGgcgtgctggggctgcagcagctctcgGGAATGCCTCTGTGCTCACGGCAGGCTGCAGGGGCTGTGTGCTGGATCCGCCCCGCAGGCACAGTCCCATCTCGATGGGGTCGATCTGAGCCGGGTGTGGAGAGTCTTCGTCTGCGCTGCTGCGTGAATCTCCATCGCAGCCGGGGTGGTGAGGCTGGCATCAATCTTGGGCTGCTCTTCACCTGAGGAGCAGTTACTCTTCTCAGGctttcttccctgcctccttGTGCTCCATGGCTCTTAAATTCCCTCTCTTTTGACCGGACTTGCAGCAGGGTGCATTTGTGGCACCTGTGAGGCTCAGGGACCCCCGGCAGTGACAGTCTGCAGGGATGGCGAAGGGGAGGGCACAGTGCATGCTGATTCTTGTTACTTGGTGCTCTCGGGTGCCATCAAGGCCATTCAGCAGGGATAGCCCTGCTGTGCAGGGAAAGGGAGGACACCTGTGTGGTCTCTTGCTTACTCGCAAAGGATGCACCTTTGAAAGAGGTCCTTGGTGTCTTGCGGTAGGAAGTCTTGAGCATTTGATTaatgcttaggaaaaaaaaaaaggagcacgTGCAGAGGTTGCTGCAGTGCCTGTGGCGGTGGGCTGCAGGGGTGAGCAGCGGTGTGAAGCctgttggttttgtgtctcCTTGCTCCCTGCAGGACGGCCGTACCGTGGAAAGCCCAGCGACATGTGGGCGTTGGGCGTGGTGCTCTTCACCATGCTCTACGGGCAGTTCCCCTTCTACGACAGCATACCTCAGGAGCTCTTCCGCAAAATCAAGGCTGCCGAGTACACCATCCCCGAGTGAGTACAGCCTGTCCCGGGAGGCCCTTCTCTTAGTGCCTGTGCCCACGGTGCTCTGGGCCTTACTGGGACAGCTGGAGCGGGGGGGGCTTCGCTGGGAGACCCTGAGGGTCACAGCAGTGATGAGAACAGACCGTATGCAGTAGGCACCAAGGGGGCAGTAGCTGTGCTGGGACATCTTGTGCGAAGGTGAGAAAGGCCccgtgctgcagggagagggaatCAGCCTCCTGGTTAATTCTGGGGTCTCTCGGTCAGAGCAACAGCGGCTCCTCTAGTTCCTGCCGTGTGCTCTCAGCGCAtccatcctgctgctgcctctgccgGCCTCGGGCCCTTGGGCTCACCTTGATTTCTCTCTCCCAGGGATGGACGGGTCTCAGAAAACACTGTGTGCTTGATCCGAAAACTGCTGGTCTTGGATCCACAGCAGCGTCTGACGGCTTCTGAAGTGCTGGATTCTCTCAGCTCCATCATAGCATCATGGTATGTGCAAGAGGAGAGAGACAGGACCGTGGTGTGTCTGGCTGCGGGCAGTGTTATTCCAGCTGTGGCCAGCAGACTGCTGCCAAACAGGACACCAGAGCGGGACCTCTGAGAGCTgcaaaaaagtctttaaatCCCACGTCTCAGCCACTGGTGTCTGCTGATGGGTACAGCCGGTGTGGCCTGTACGAACGCTTGTCATTGTGACCAGGGTTGGAGTCTGTAAAGCAATAACATCACAGAACAGCACTGGGGTGCAGGAGGGCCTTTGCTCTGTCcctcaggtttgtttttttaaagaaagtctAATGGTCACGAATATCTTACATGTACAAACAGATGCAGCCAAATGCAGATGCTTCCTGCAAGCTGGTAATTAGCGCTGCATTGTCCGTTAGGTAACAGCAGGCACGAGATCTGTCGAGGGGAAGAGCAGGAGATGCCTTTACAGGTGGGAACACTACGTGTGCAGGGTGGGGATGCCTTTTGAGGGTAGATCTGACTCCAGGACTGACATGAACCAACTGGGATGAGATTCCAGCAGCGCACCCCAGCAGGAACGGATCCTGGCAGTGTTTGCTCGGTGCAGCCCTCTCTTGCCAGCCCCGTGACctgtctgtgctgtgctgcGTGCCCAGGCAAAGCTCTTGTGCTGCCTGTTGAGTCAGCAGGGAAGTCTGTGTTTGTTGGAGCTGTGGCTGTTTTCTCTCCTACCTATGCAAGAGTTCGAGTTCAacatcctgtttaaaaaaaaaaaaaaaaaaaaaaaggcagctctgGGGATTGTAATGTGATTTCATAGCAGGGAAACTGAATTTAGAATAGTGTCCTTTAATAGCTGTAGCCAGTGTGGCACCCAGacagtgctgtgctgcactgGTGGCCAGCCGTGGCCAGCCAGGAGGGGTTGCCCTGGCCGGGGTGTGGGGTGAGGGTGGGTGAGCTGGGGCTGTGCTCCCAGTCCCTGaccctctgctctccccacagGCAGTCTATGTCCTCGCTGAGTGGCCCTTTGCAAGTGGTGCCAGACATTGATGACCAAGTGGCTAACCCTGAAAACCCCCAGGAGGTAGGGTGTCCTGCTTCCCTTCCCATGGAGCTGCTTTTCCGTGCCGCTGTGCCAAATCTGTCCGTCATGGAAGGAGCTGGCAGCCCCCGAGCTGGCAAGGGGAGGGCGGTGAGGACCCTCCTGCTCTAGGGGTGGCTGTGTCCATCGCAGTTCTGCGGAGCAGAAGGGAAGGCCTCTGCGATGGGAGCAAACATCCTGTTTTCCTGCCAGCATGTTGTGTTGGAATGGTGGCCGGTGACCTCACTGCCTGGAGACAGCCTTGTGGGAGCTCTTGCCTGCGAAGCCACAGCCAGGGTTGCCATGAGAAATCCCTCCGCTGGGCTCAGGGGAGTGTGTGAGCGGGTCAGCTGCAGCCTCTGAATgtctggcagggctgggctgagctgtgTCAGGACAGAGCCGCTGAGGTTCCCAGAGCTCTGTTCCTGGTGGCACTGGTGGCTCGTGAGGACTCCTGCCTGTGTGtctggcagcagctccaggtcTTGCGTTAAGACCCCAGTTATCCTGTGATAGCTCAGGACCGTCAAAGGGGAGTTGTGGGACTGCTGCTTGTTGCTGTGGCTCTGATGGGTGGTTCCCTTGCAGGTGAAGGTGATGGAGGAGTGCTCGCAGTACGAGTTCGAGAACTACatgaggcagcagctgctcttggCTGAGGAGAAGAACACCTTGCATGAGGCCAAGAGCTTCCTCCAGAAGCGGCAGTTTGGGAACATCCCCCCTGTGCGACGCCTGGGCCACGACGCCCAGCCCATGAACCCTTTGGACGCAGCCATCCTGGCCCAGAGGTACCTTCGGAAGTAGCTTCCCACGCGTCCGAGAGCACAAGCACCACCCTGCAGCCTGCCTTTCACGTCGCCTACTACAGCTCAACAGCAATACCCGTGTCCCGCGATGGAGAATAATGTAGCAATTCTTCTGAGCTCTGTTCAGGGACACGCACTCACACCCGCTCTGGGGGGAGAAGACTTTTGAACAAGCTACTTTTGGAAGCAGCAACCTCTTGGCATCTTCTggaatctgttttttaaatcgAAGCCTAGATGACTAATCTGCTTTTAATCATGACTGTAATCTACCTCTCTTGTCTTTTTAACCATGCTGTTCTCTGGATCGAGCAAAGCctgtgggaaaggagaagacTACCAAGGGCGAAGCTGGTTTGCTGGCACAAGAGTTGCGGCTGTGCAGCACAGAGAGTCAGCTGATGGCGTTTGCTCCATGTGGTTTGAATAAGCTTAGATTTGTCAGGGTTTCTggaaaggaagaatttcttgGAACCTCCCACTTCCCTTCATCTGCATCAAATCTTTTCCTGTCCTTCACACGCCACCTGGCTTGGCTGTGTTGGCTGACCCTCGGTGGCCGTGAGCGGGCTGCAGCGCGCCGGGGCCTCCGTGAGCGGCACCAACAGCCGCCCGGTGTGACCAGGGGCCACCCGGGGCTGCCCGGTGTGACCAGGGCCCGCCCCGAGAGCCTGGCCACCCCCTCGGGCAGGGTCCCTGCAGGCCATCGCCGCAGGGATCGGATCTCGTCCGCAGCTCAAAGGTTTTGCAGGACTCGGCCCACTGTGGCCTCCGACCTCTTTCCCACCTCTCACTGATTCTTTTAGTTTCATAAGAAGATATgatttaatcttatttttcagtagctTATCTAAGGTGCAGTTAAAATTGCATTAATTCTGATTTAGCATTTTCACACTTCAGTTGTGGTACAGATATAATATATGAGTTATAATGTGAAAAAGCTTCCCAAAATACTCTGCCTAGAATTAGGAAGGGGCTGGTTGAAGTCTCTACTGTATTTGTTCCCTAGCTTATCTTGCCATCCCAACCTCGCCACGGGAaggctgtcctggtttgtcACCTACTGCCACTGGAAGAGCGGGTGCCTGCGCTGAGAACAGGGACGATTGTTTCTGAGCCTCATTTTGTGAACTGGATGCCTGTCTTGCCAGATGAACTGTTCTCACGCAGAGAGCCCAGGGCTCCCGGTgccccagccagggctcccggtgccccagccagggctcccACTCAGGGCAGTGGCTCGGTGGctgcctccccctgctcccagccctgtggcAGCTCCAGCATCGCCCTCTCCTGCCAGCCTCAGGCTGGGCACAAGGAAAAGTGTGAGCAGGGATGGGAAGAGCTGCTGTGGCCTCGGCCGTGGGCgctgggggtcagctctgccagcccagcGTGCGTGGGCAGGGAGCGAGTAGCAGATCTGTGTGTAGCGTGTTGCCTTCTCTTGTCCCAGGCTGGGGCAGCGGACTGTGTCTAGCCTGGGCCACCCTACGGGTGTCTTTGTGGGGACGTGGGGATTGACCTCAAACTCTTTGGCAGCGTCGGGCATTACGTCCTGCCTGCGAACTCGCCCAAGCCCCGTGGCAGCGGGCAGGCAGGGAATTGTGAACACTAACACAGCCTAGAGCAGTGGCACCAACCCCAGCCAGCTGAGCCAGTAGCCTCAAGTCTTAgccttatttattttgaagatgGTAGGTCTGTCCCGGCACCCCCctgtgccaccagcagcagagcagggccccccagcccctgagcACCCCTGGGGCCCTGACCCCCACCTGGGGCCCTGCTCTCTCtatctgatttttctcctgtcttgtTCCTgcctctctatttttttttttccccaaagttaaAGCAATATTCTGGGGCCTCTGCAAGGCTGTATCATACCCA is a window from the Nyctibius grandis isolate bNycGra1 chromosome 24, bNycGra1.pri, whole genome shotgun sequence genome containing:
- the STK40 gene encoding serine/threonine-protein kinase 40 isoform X1 produces the protein MEPRMKRRASDRGAGETSTKAKALCTGISGNNAKRAGPFILGPRLGNSPVPSIVQCLARKDGTDDFYQLKILTLEERGDKGIETQEERQGKMLLHTEYSLLSLLHNQEGVVHHHGLFQDRACEIIEDLEANRMVRKMKKRICLVLDCLCAHDFSDKTADLINLQHYVIKEKRLSERETVVIFYDVVRVVEALHKKNIVHRDLKLGNMVLNKRTHRITITNFCLGKHLVSEDDLLKDQRGSPAYISPDVLSGRPYRGKPSDMWALGVVLFTMLYGQFPFYDSIPQELFRKIKAAEYTIPEDGRVSENTVCLIRKLLVLDPQQRLTASEVLDSLSSIIASWQSMSSLSGPLQVVPDIDDQVANPENPQEVKVMEECSQYEFENYMRQQLLLAEEKNTLHEAKSFLQKRQFGNIPPVRRLGHDAQPMNPLDAAILAQRYLRK
- the STK40 gene encoding serine/threonine-protein kinase 40 isoform X2, coding for MKRRASDRGAGETSTKAKALCTGISGNNAKRAGPFILGPRLGNSPVPSIVQCLARKDGTDDFYQLKILTLEERGDKGIETQEERQGKMLLHTEYSLLSLLHNQEGVVHHHGLFQDRACEIIEDLEANRMVRKMKKRICLVLDCLCAHDFSDKTADLINLQHYVIKEKRLSERETVVIFYDVVRVVEALHKKNIVHRDLKLGNMVLNKRTHRITITNFCLGKHLVSEDDLLKDQRGSPAYISPDVLSGRPYRGKPSDMWALGVVLFTMLYGQFPFYDSIPQELFRKIKAAEYTIPEDGRVSENTVCLIRKLLVLDPQQRLTASEVLDSLSSIIASWQSMSSLSGPLQVVPDIDDQVANPENPQEVKVMEECSQYEFENYMRQQLLLAEEKNTLHEAKSFLQKRQFGNIPPVRRLGHDAQPMNPLDAAILAQRYLRK